Below is a genomic region from Bacillus mycoides.
TTCAATAACTTTTCCACCATACATAACGACAACATAATCGGCCATTTCTGCTACAACACCTAGATCATGTGTAATTAATAAAATGGACGTTTTAAATTCCTCTTTTACTTGTCTTAGTAAGTCTAATATTTGCGCTTGAATCGTAACGTCTAGAGCTGTTGTCGGTTCATCTGCAATTAATAACTTTGGATTACAACTAAGTGCAATAGCAATCATAATACGTTGTAACATACCACCGCTTAATTCGTGCGGATAAGAATGGACAATTTCATCAGCACGAGCAATACCAACTTTACGAATTAATTCAATTGCTTTTTTGTATGCTTCGTTTTTGCTAAGTAGTTCATGCTCTCTTAACGTCTCAACAATTTGCTCTCCAACAGTAAAGACCGGATTAAGTGATGTCATCGGTTCCTGGAAAATCATCGCGATATCATTTCCTCTTAAACTACGAAGTTCTTTCTCTTTCATTCCTAAAAGACTTTTTCCTTCATAAAGAATATCACCACCA
It encodes:
- a CDS encoding ABC transporter ATP-binding protein, coding for MLGESALSYLGLQTHFQTEEGTVKAVNHVSFSVREGETVCVVGESGCGKSVTALSIMGLIAESGGIVGGDILYEGKSLLGMKEKELRSLRGNDIAMIFQEPMTSLNPVFTVGEQIVETLREHELLSKNEAYKKAIELIRKVGIARADEIVHSYPHELSGGMLQRIMIAIALSCNPKLLIADEPTTALDVTIQAQILDLLRQVKEEFKTSILLITHDLGVVAEMADYVVVMYGGKVIEEAPVLEIFQNPKHPYTQGLLKSKPVMGKRTDKLYSIPGQVPNLVGLDEFCYFSGRCEHCMEICKNEAPNLNVHDEDHKVACWLYEERAGQ